ACCCCTAAAGATGAAGAGGGACTGGAGATCATCCGTCACTCGTGCGCCCACCTGATCGGCCACGCAGTGAAACAGCTGTACCCGACCGCCCGCATGGTGATCGGCCCGGTGATCGACGAAGGCTTCTATTACGACATCGCCTACGAGCGTCCTTTCACCCCCGAGGACCTCGCCGCCATCGAAAAGCGCATGCAGCAGCTGATCGAGAAGGACTACGACGTCGTCAAGAAGATGACCCCGCGCGCCGAAGTCATCGACGTGTTCACCCAGCGTGGCGAAGACTACAAGCTGCGCCTGGTCGAGGACATGCCCGATGAACAGGCCATGGGCCTGTACTACCACGAAGAGTACGTCGACATGTGCCGCGGTCCGCACGTGCCGAACACCCGCTTCCTCAAAGCCTTCAAGCTGACCAAGCTGAGCGGCGCCTACTGGCGCGGCGATGCCAAGAACGAGCAACTGCAGCGTGTCTACGGCACCGCCTGGGCTGACAAGAAACAGCTGGCTGCATACATCCAGCGCATCGAAGAAGCCGAGAAACGCGACCACCGCAAAATCGGCAAGCAGCTCGACCTGTTCCACCTGCAGGAAGAAGCACCGGGCATGGTGTTCTGGCACGCCAATGGCTGGACCGTGTACCAGGTGCTCGAGCAGTACATGCGTAAAGTGCAGCGCGAGAACGGCTACCAAGAGATCAAGACCCCGCAGGTGGTCGATCGTATTCTCTGGGAGCGTTCCGGCCACTGGACCAACTACGCCGAGAACATGTTCACCACCGCCTCGGAAAGCCGCGACTACGCGGTTAAGCCGATGAACTGCCCGTGCCACGTACAGGTGTTCAACCAGGGTCTGAAGTCCTACCGCGACCTGCCGCTGCGCCTGGCCGAATTCGGTGCCTGCCACCGCAACGAGCCATCCGGCGCCCTGCATGGCATCATGCGCGTGCGTGGCTTCGTGCAGGACGATGCGCACATCTTCTGCACTGAAGACCAGGTCAAGAAGGAAGCCGCCGACTTCATCAAGCTGACCCTGGACGTCTACAAGGACTTCGGTTTCACCGACGTCGCCATGAAGCTGTCGACCCGTCCGGCCAAGCGCGTGGGTTCCGAAGAGCTGTGGGATCGCGCCGAAGGTGCCCTGGCCGACGCCCTAAACGACTCGGGCCTGGAGTGGGAGTACCAGCCGGGCGAGGGTGCGTTCTATGGTCCGAAGATCGAGTTCACCCTGCGCGACTGCCTCGGCCGTAACTGGCAGTGCGGTACCTTGCAGTACGATCCGAACCTTCCAGAGCGTCTGGATGCCAGCTATATCGCCGAAGATAACAGTCGAGTTCGCCCGGTAATGCTGCACCGCGCCATCCTCGGTTCGTTCGAACGCTTCATCGGTATGCTCATTGAAC
This sequence is a window from Pseudomonas maumuensis. Protein-coding genes within it:
- the thrS gene encoding threonine--tRNA ligase, with protein sequence MPVITLPDGSQRTFDQPVSVAEVAASIGAGLAKATLAGKVDGKLVDACDKIDHDATLQIITPKDEEGLEIIRHSCAHLIGHAVKQLYPTARMVIGPVIDEGFYYDIAYERPFTPEDLAAIEKRMQQLIEKDYDVVKKMTPRAEVIDVFTQRGEDYKLRLVEDMPDEQAMGLYYHEEYVDMCRGPHVPNTRFLKAFKLTKLSGAYWRGDAKNEQLQRVYGTAWADKKQLAAYIQRIEEAEKRDHRKIGKQLDLFHLQEEAPGMVFWHANGWTVYQVLEQYMRKVQRENGYQEIKTPQVVDRILWERSGHWTNYAENMFTTASESRDYAVKPMNCPCHVQVFNQGLKSYRDLPLRLAEFGACHRNEPSGALHGIMRVRGFVQDDAHIFCTEDQVKKEAADFIKLTLDVYKDFGFTDVAMKLSTRPAKRVGSEELWDRAEGALADALNDSGLEWEYQPGEGAFYGPKIEFTLRDCLGRNWQCGTLQYDPNLPERLDASYIAEDNSRVRPVMLHRAILGSFERFIGMLIEHYAGVFPAWLAPTQAVIMNITDKQADFALEVEKALNGSGFRAKSDLRNEKIGFKIREHTLLRVPYLLVIGDREVETQTVAVRTREGADLGSMPVAQFTELLSQAVSRRGRQESE